In Cydia splendana chromosome 3, ilCydSple1.2, whole genome shotgun sequence, one DNA window encodes the following:
- the LOC134806497 gene encoding glutamate receptor ionotropic, delta-2, with protein MTGLELIISSICNATFCEAVYDNPITEAILSDHKKEIQEIAEDLNGKHLKIGTYDNYPLSWVHTDDNGKLTGRGVAFIVLDILRERFNFTFDVVTPAKNYEIGVEGRMQDSLIGLVNSSQVDMAAAFLPTLYKYQLYVDFSTILDNGVWMMMLQRPKESAAGSGLLAPFEIQVWYLILAAVLAYGPCITLLTYLRSKVVKDGEKNISLSPSFWFVYGALLKQGTTLAPEANTTRILFTTWWLFIILLSAFYTANLTAFLTLSKFTLDVEYPEDLYKKNYRWVASEGSTVKYVVNDANENLHFLSKMVANGRAEFRSVNADRQFLPYVTAGAVLVKEQTAIDHLMFEDYLKKTKDKVPEVKRCTYVVAPNPFMEKLRGFAFPKHSKLKLLFDPVLTYLLQSGIVTYLEHRDLPSTKICPLDLQSKDRKLRNSDLSMTYMLMGVGLATAIAVFGGEMIIRYYVRIKIRTNRGDRTKTKTVKSSKHRRFRIQDDSHPPPYDSLFGHNSRYKTNGHSTSKIVNGREYWVVGTVSGDTRLIPVRTPSAFLYHRDK; from the exons ATGACGGGCTTGGAACTCATCATCTCCTCCATTTGCAATGCAACTTTTTGCGAAGCGGTTTATGATAATCCTATTACAG aGGCTATACTGTCCGATCATAAAAAGGAAATCCAGGAAATCGCTGAAGACCTTAACGGCAAACATTTGAAAATAGGCACTTACGAT AATTATCCTTTAAGCTGGGTACACACTGATGACAATGGAAAGCTGACTGGGCGTGGCGTTGCTTTCATAGTTTTGGACATATTACGCGAACGGTTCAACTTCACCTTTGATGTAGTCACGCCGGCCAAAaactatgaaattggcgttgaAGGCAGAATGCAGGACTCATTAATTGGATTGGTCAATAGTAGT CAAGTGGACATGGCTGCAGCTTTCCTTCCCACATTGTACAAATACCAGCTGTACGTGGATTTCTCTACGATCCTCGACAACGGCGTTTGGATGATGATGCTTCAGAGGCCTAAAGAGTCCGCCGCGGGCTCCGGACTCCTGGCCCCCTTCGAAATACAAGTGTG GTATCTGATCTTAGCGGCAGTACTCGCTTACGGTCCGTGCATCACTCTTCTCACGTACTTGCGGTCTAAGGTCGTGAAAGACGGAGAGAAAAACATATCGCTGTCGCCCAGTTTCTGGTTCGTGTACGGAGCCTTGCTGAAGCAGGGGACTACATTAGCACCAGAAGCAA ATACCACTCGGATCCTCTTCACAACATGGTGGCTGTTCATCATCCTGCTGTCCGCGTTCTACACAGCCAACCTGACTGCTTTCCTCACACTCTCCAAGTTCACCCTGGACGTCGAATACCCTGAGGACCTGTACAAGAAGAACTACCGCTGGGTCGCATCAGAGGGCAGCACTGTGAAATACGTTGTCAATGACGCAA ACGAAAACTTGCATTTTCTAAGCAAAATGGTAGCTAATGGGCGAGCCGAGTTTCGTTCAGTGAACGCCGATCGGCAGTTCTTACCCTACGTAACGGCCGGAGCGGTGCTTGTAAAGGAACAGACGGCCATAGACCATCTCATGTTTGAAGACTACTTGAAGAAGACCAAGGACAAGGTGCCAGAAGTTAAGAG ATGCACGTATGTGGTCGCCCCAAATCCCTTTATGGAGAAATTACGGGGTTTCGCATTTCCGAAACACAGCAAATTAAAGTTATTATTTGAtccagt CCTCACGTATCTCCTACAATCTGGTATAGTAACGTATCTGGAACACCGAGACCTGCCCAGCACCAAGATATGTCCTCTGGATCTGCAGTCCAAGGATCGCAAGCTAAGGAACAGCGATCTGTCGATGACGTACATGCTAATGGGGGTCGGCTTGGCCACCGCTATCGCTGTCTTTGGTGGAGAG ATGATAATCAGATATTACGTCCGTATCAAAATCAGAACAAATCGGGGTGATAGAACCAAAACAAAAACCGTAAAGAGTTCGAAACATAGACGTTTCAGGATCCAAGACGATAGCCATCCGCCACCTTACGATTCGCTATTTGGGCACAACTCGAGGTACAAGACGAATGGCCACTCCACAAGCAAGATTGTAAATGGGAGAGAGTATTGGGTGGTCGGCACAGTGAGCGGAGACACCAGGCTCATACCGGTTAGGACCCCTTCCGCGTTTTTGTATCACCGCGATAAATGA